The proteins below are encoded in one region of Bosea sp. BIWAKO-01:
- a CDS encoding YciI family protein, whose amino-acid sequence MRFMIIVKATQDSEAGIMPSEELLTAMGAYNEQLVKAGIMLAGDGLHPSSKGARIRFSGAKRAVIDGPFAETKELIAGFWIWQCKSMEEAVEWVKRCPNPMAGDSEIEIRRIFEAEDFGEAFTPELREQEERIRAEAAKKTG is encoded by the coding sequence ATGCGCTTCATGATCATCGTCAAGGCGACCCAGGATTCCGAAGCCGGCATCATGCCGAGCGAGGAACTGCTGACCGCCATGGGCGCCTATAACGAGCAACTGGTAAAGGCAGGCATCATGCTCGCCGGTGACGGGCTGCATCCCAGCTCCAAGGGCGCACGCATCCGCTTTTCAGGCGCCAAGCGTGCCGTCATCGACGGACCTTTCGCCGAGACCAAAGAACTGATCGCCGGTTTCTGGATCTGGCAGTGCAAGTCGATGGAAGAGGCGGTCGAATGGGTCAAGCGCTGCCCGAATCCAATGGCAGGCGATTCCGAGATCGAGATCCGCCGGATCTTCGAGGCCGAGGATTTTGGAGAGGCCTTCACCCCGGAGCTGCGCGAGCAGGAAGAACGCATCCGCGCCGAGGCCGCGAAAAAGACCGGCTGA
- a CDS encoding YciI family protein: MRYMIMVKATKDSEAGIFPEDDSLMAAMAAYHEELAKAGMLLDGSGLKPSSKGWRIKYSADGKNRVVDGPFAETKELVAGYTVIKAKSREEALEWTRRFPRPFEPGQECEIEIRELYELEDFEQFESVERFREMGIGGE, encoded by the coding sequence ATGCGTTACATGATCATGGTCAAGGCGACCAAGGACAGCGAAGCGGGCATCTTTCCGGAAGATGACAGCCTGATGGCGGCGATGGCGGCCTATCACGAGGAGCTTGCCAAGGCCGGCATGCTGCTCGACGGCTCCGGCCTGAAGCCGAGCTCAAAGGGCTGGAGGATCAAGTACTCAGCCGACGGCAAGAACCGCGTCGTTGACGGCCCCTTCGCCGAGACCAAGGAGCTGGTCGCCGGTTACACCGTGATCAAGGCCAAGTCCCGTGAGGAAGCGCTCGAATGGACGCGGCGCTTTCCGCGGCCCTTCGAGCCTGGTCAGGAGTGCGAGATCGAGATCCGCGAGCTCTATGAGCTGGAGGATTTCGAGCAGTTCGAATCGGTCGAGCGCTTCAGGGAGATGGGCATCGGCGGCGAGTGA
- a CDS encoding alpha/beta fold hydrolase, whose amino-acid sequence MNTVLSKDGTAIAYERFGSGPAVILVDGALCSRAFGPMPKLAPLLAERFTVFVYDRRGRGDSGDSPTYAKQREIEDIAALVAEAGGEAAAVGLSSGAALALEAAAAGVPIRRLALYEPPYLAADKEGRQPPQDCPGRLGALIAAGRRSAAVRFFMVDIVGMPAFIGWLMRLMPGWSKLKAVAHTLVYDTTIMGDFTVPAERFAKVAVPTLLLAGEKSPRSLRLAAQAAADSVPGASHAVLKGQTHNVSLPVLAPELERFLAA is encoded by the coding sequence ATGAATACAGTCTTGTCCAAGGATGGCACTGCCATCGCCTATGAGCGCTTCGGGTCCGGCCCGGCGGTCATCCTCGTCGACGGCGCACTCTGCAGCCGCGCCTTCGGGCCGATGCCGAAGCTTGCGCCGCTGCTGGCAGAGCGCTTCACCGTCTTCGTCTATGACCGCCGCGGGCGCGGCGACAGCGGAGATTCTCCAACCTATGCCAAGCAGCGCGAGATCGAGGACATCGCCGCGCTCGTCGCCGAAGCCGGCGGCGAGGCAGCGGCTGTCGGCCTCTCATCTGGCGCCGCATTGGCGCTTGAAGCTGCCGCCGCAGGCGTGCCGATCCGCCGGCTCGCGCTATACGAACCGCCCTATCTCGCCGCTGACAAGGAGGGCCGGCAGCCGCCGCAGGACTGCCCCGGCAGGCTTGGGGCGCTGATCGCCGCGGGCCGGCGCAGCGCGGCAGTGCGCTTCTTCATGGTCGATATCGTCGGCATGCCGGCATTTATCGGCTGGCTGATGCGGCTGATGCCGGGCTGGTCCAAGCTCAAGGCGGTGGCCCATACGCTGGTCTACGACACCACGATCATGGGGGACTTCACGGTGCCGGCCGAGCGGTTCGCCAAGGTCGCAGTTCCGACGCTGTTGCTTGCCGGGGAGAAGAGCCCGCGCTCGCTGAGACTGGCGGCGCAGGCTGCGGCCGATTCCGTTCCGGGAGCTAGCCACGCCGTGCTGAAGGGGCAGACGCACAATGTCTCGCTGCCGGTGTTGGCGCCGGAGCTGGAACGCTTTCTCGCGGCCTGA
- a CDS encoding RNA polymerase sigma factor, whose amino-acid sequence MSASDAHCTIETVWRIEAPKLIAGLTRITRDVGRAEELAQDALVAALKQWPQEGVPRNPGAWLMQAGKHRALDGLRRDKLLARKHQELGHQLETETTPDLDAALDDDVGDDLLRLVFTACHPVLSTDARLALTLRLLGGLTTEEIARAFLVPEPTMAQRIVRAKKMLADAKVPFEVPHGVELAERLESVLEVVYLIFNEGYAATAGEDWIRPALCEEALRLGRILAELAPLEPEVHGLVALMEIQASRLRARVGPSGEPILLLDQNRARWDQLLIGRGLAAIKRARATGGVIGPYLLQAELAACHARARTAEETDWARIAVLYGALAAINPSPIVELNRAVAIGMAEGPAAGLAAVERLVSEPSLKNYHLLPSVRADLLGKLDRHGEAQVEFERAAAMTRNVQERTLLLARAENARRAASGA is encoded by the coding sequence ATGTCGGCGAGCGATGCACACTGCACCATTGAAACGGTCTGGCGAATCGAGGCTCCCAAGCTGATCGCCGGGCTGACGCGCATCACGCGGGATGTCGGGCGCGCCGAGGAACTGGCGCAGGATGCGCTGGTCGCGGCTCTGAAGCAGTGGCCGCAAGAGGGCGTACCGCGCAATCCGGGCGCCTGGCTGATGCAGGCGGGCAAGCACCGCGCCCTCGACGGCCTTCGCCGCGACAAGCTTCTCGCCCGCAAGCATCAGGAGCTTGGCCACCAACTCGAAACCGAGACGACGCCCGATCTCGACGCCGCGCTCGATGACGATGTCGGCGACGATCTGCTGCGGCTCGTCTTCACGGCCTGCCATCCGGTTCTCTCGACGGATGCGCGGCTTGCACTGACGCTTCGGCTGCTCGGTGGACTCACCACGGAGGAGATCGCGCGGGCCTTCCTGGTGCCTGAGCCAACCATGGCGCAGCGGATCGTGCGGGCGAAAAAGATGCTTGCCGACGCCAAAGTGCCCTTCGAGGTTCCGCATGGCGTGGAATTGGCCGAGAGGCTCGAATCGGTGCTCGAGGTCGTCTACCTGATCTTCAACGAGGGCTATGCGGCCACAGCCGGTGAGGACTGGATCCGGCCGGCCCTGTGCGAGGAAGCACTCAGGCTGGGGCGCATCCTGGCCGAGCTCGCACCGCTGGAGCCCGAGGTCCATGGACTCGTGGCGCTGATGGAGATCCAGGCGTCGCGCCTCAGGGCCAGGGTCGGCCCGAGCGGCGAGCCGATCCTGCTGCTCGACCAGAACCGCGCACGTTGGGACCAACTTCTGATCGGCCGGGGGCTTGCGGCGATCAAGCGGGCGCGAGCGACGGGCGGCGTGATCGGTCCCTATCTGCTTCAGGCCGAGCTAGCCGCCTGCCATGCGCGGGCGCGCACCGCGGAAGAGACGGATTGGGCCCGCATCGCCGTACTTTATGGTGCGCTGGCCGCGATCAACCCGTCGCCGATCGTCGAACTCAACCGGGCGGTGGCGATCGGAATGGCCGAGGGGCCGGCAGCCGGGCTTGCCGCGGTCGAACGACTGGTCTCGGAGCCTTCGCTGAAGAACTACCATCTGCTGCCGAGCGTACGCGCCGATCTGCTGGGCAAGCTCGATCGGCATGGCGAGGCGCAGGTCGAGTTCGAGCGCGCGGCAGCGATGACCAGGAATGTGCAGGAGCGAACATTGTTACTCGCTCGCGCGGAGAATGCCCGCCGGGCTGCTAGCGGTGCCTAG
- a CDS encoding TIGR02301 family protein, with translation MTCARLAVVLAWTLAVAPLGHAAAQGQRQQPAPQPPAQATPAPEAPPPPYEPQLLELAEIMGSLGYLRTLCGGKEADVWRERMTALIEAEGRTPQRRERLMSAYNAGFRAYSATHRSCSAGSQEAARRLAAEGDRLSRALAGRYGG, from the coding sequence GTGACCTGTGCGCGCCTCGCGGTCGTTCTCGCTTGGACATTGGCAGTTGCACCGCTCGGTCACGCCGCTGCCCAGGGGCAACGCCAGCAACCAGCGCCGCAGCCGCCCGCCCAGGCTACTCCGGCACCGGAGGCGCCACCCCCGCCCTACGAGCCGCAACTGCTCGAGCTGGCCGAGATCATGGGCTCGCTCGGCTATTTGCGAACCTTGTGCGGCGGCAAGGAAGCCGATGTCTGGCGCGAGCGCATGACCGCGCTGATCGAGGCCGAAGGCCGCACGCCGCAGCGGCGGGAACGGCTGATGAGTGCCTATAACGCTGGTTTCCGGGCCTATTCGGCGACACACCGGAGCTGTTCCGCCGGCAGCCAGGAGGCCGCACGGCGCCTCGCCGCCGAGGGCGACCGCCTGTCGCGAGCACTCGCCGGCCGCTATGGCGGATAG
- a CDS encoding NUDIX hydrolase, whose amino-acid sequence MKSQGGQVIRFPTQAKAARPTLAASVAVFRDGKVLLATRTKPPADQLWSLPGGKVEAGETLEAAALRELEEEVGVKAAILGFNRHVEIFGRDAAGSVTHHFVVASFVGEWISGEPQPGPEAGAVMWADPLRLGGLATTRELGDVLRNAHAILQNGGHRP is encoded by the coding sequence GTGAAGAGCCAAGGCGGCCAGGTCATCCGTTTTCCAACCCAGGCCAAGGCGGCGCGCCCGACGCTTGCCGCGTCCGTCGCAGTCTTCCGCGACGGCAAGGTGCTGCTCGCAACCCGCACCAAGCCGCCAGCCGACCAGCTCTGGTCACTCCCCGGCGGCAAGGTCGAAGCAGGCGAGACGCTTGAAGCGGCCGCACTGCGCGAACTCGAGGAGGAGGTCGGGGTCAAGGCCGCCATTCTCGGCTTCAACCGGCATGTCGAGATTTTCGGGCGTGATGCAGCAGGCTCGGTGACGCATCATTTCGTCGTCGCTTCATTCGTTGGCGAATGGATTTCCGGCGAGCCCCAGCCCGGCCCCGAGGCAGGCGCCGTGATGTGGGCCGATCCGCTGAGGCTTGGCGGCCTGGCGACGACGCGCGAACTCGGTGACGTGCTACGGAACGCCCATGCCATCCTGCAGAACGGCGGGCATCGGCCGTGA
- a CDS encoding SDR family NAD(P)-dependent oxidoreductase, with protein sequence MAMPKFDFPKTEAGKRPVMLLTGASRGIGHATVMQFAMAGWRILSCSRQAFSDKCPWPSGADDHVQIDLGDPEDTMRGIAEIKKRLAAEGGKLNALVNNAGISPKGPKGMRLGAATTSFNDWHQVFQVNFFAPIMLARGLLDELTAARGTIVNVTSIAGSRVHPFAGAAYATSKAALASLTREMAADFGPLGIRVNSISPGEIDTAILSPGTEKIVATLPLGRLGKTEEVAKAIHFLCTDASSYVTGAELHINGGQHV encoded by the coding sequence ATGGCCATGCCGAAATTCGACTTCCCCAAGACCGAGGCAGGCAAGCGCCCGGTCATGCTCCTGACCGGAGCGAGCCGCGGGATCGGCCACGCCACGGTGATGCAGTTCGCCATGGCAGGCTGGCGCATCCTGTCCTGCTCGCGCCAGGCCTTCTCGGATAAATGCCCCTGGCCCTCAGGCGCCGACGATCATGTCCAGATCGATCTCGGCGACCCCGAGGACACGATGCGCGGCATCGCCGAGATCAAGAAGCGGCTGGCGGCCGAGGGCGGCAAGCTCAATGCGCTGGTCAACAATGCCGGCATTTCGCCGAAGGGGCCGAAGGGCATGCGGCTGGGCGCCGCCACGACCTCCTTCAACGACTGGCACCAGGTCTTCCAGGTGAACTTCTTCGCGCCGATCATGCTGGCGCGCGGCCTGTTGGACGAGCTGACCGCCGCCAGGGGCACGATCGTCAACGTCACCTCGATCGCCGGCTCCCGCGTCCACCCCTTCGCCGGTGCCGCCTATGCCACTTCGAAGGCTGCGCTTGCCAGCCTGACGCGCGAGATGGCCGCCGATTTCGGCCCGCTCGGCATCCGGGTGAACTCGATTTCGCCCGGCGAGATCGACACTGCCATCCTCTCGCCCGGTACCGAGAAGATCGTCGCGACGCTGCCGCTCGGCCGGCTCGGCAAGACGGAGGAAGTCGCGAAGGCGATCCATTTCCTCTGCACCGACGCTTCGTCCTATGTCACGGGCGCCGAATTGCACATCAATGGCGGGCAGCACGTGTGA
- the pdxH gene encoding pyridoxamine 5'-phosphate oxidase, whose protein sequence is MERLTPGDFTEVDEPFALFASWLEEAARSEPNDPNGMALSTVDAEGLPNVRMVLLKGHDRDGFVFYTNTESQKGEELLGQGKAAALFHWKSLRRQVRIRGPVSIVSDAEADAYFQSRPRDSRIGAWASQQSRPLESRFALEKAVASYAAKFGLGTIPRPPHWTGFRIDPVYIEFWRDGAFRLHDRVVFRRASAAEPWTRTRLYP, encoded by the coding sequence GTGGAACGGTTAACGCCGGGTGACTTCACCGAAGTCGATGAACCCTTCGCCCTGTTCGCGAGCTGGCTGGAAGAGGCCGCGCGCTCCGAGCCGAACGACCCGAACGGCATGGCGCTCTCGACGGTCGATGCCGAGGGCCTGCCCAATGTCCGCATGGTCCTGCTGAAGGGGCACGACCGCGACGGCTTCGTCTTCTACACCAACACCGAGAGCCAGAAGGGCGAGGAGCTGCTCGGCCAGGGCAAGGCGGCTGCATTGTTCCACTGGAAGAGCCTGCGCCGGCAGGTCCGTATTCGCGGTCCCGTCTCGATCGTCAGCGACGCCGAGGCCGATGCGTATTTCCAGTCTCGCCCGCGCGACAGCCGCATCGGAGCCTGGGCCTCGCAGCAGTCGCGCCCGCTCGAGAGCCGCTTCGCGCTGGAGAAGGCCGTGGCGAGCTATGCCGCGAAATTCGGTCTCGGCACGATCCCGCGCCCGCCGCACTGGACTGGATTCCGCATCGACCCGGTCTATATCGAGTTCTGGCGCGATGGCGCCTTCCGCCTACACGACCGTGTGGTCTTCCGCCGTGCCTCGGCCGCCGAGCCGTGGACGCGAACCCGCCTTTACCCCTGA
- a CDS encoding RT0821/Lpp0805 family surface protein, with amino-acid sequence MRPAAVATVLLLAVASAGCSVSFPILGLSSKSEDEVAMTTTSTLPARGTTKPSVLGAFSTELGPEDLRRADGAMALALDPQGNGAAVNWDNPQSGMKGSFTPVGGPFLRSDEICRAFIANVQTQTSPVRLQGTACRPSGGEWAVKETQPWKGLS; translated from the coding sequence ATGCGTCCGGCTGCGGTCGCTACCGTGCTGCTGCTCGCCGTTGCCAGCGCCGGCTGCTCGGTCTCCTTTCCGATCCTCGGCCTCTCCAGCAAGTCCGAAGACGAGGTGGCTATGACGACCACTTCGACCCTGCCGGCGCGCGGCACGACGAAGCCGAGCGTGCTTGGCGCGTTCTCCACCGAACTCGGCCCCGAGGATCTGCGCCGTGCCGACGGGGCGATGGCGCTGGCCCTCGACCCGCAGGGCAATGGCGCAGCGGTGAACTGGGATAATCCGCAGAGCGGCATGAAGGGATCGTTCACGCCGGTTGGCGGGCCATTCCTGCGCTCGGACGAGATCTGCCGTGCCTTCATCGCCAATGTCCAGACGCAGACCAGCCCGGTCCGGCTTCAGGGCACGGCTTGCCGGCCGTCCGGTGGAGAATGGGCAGTCAAGGAAACGCAACCCTGGAAAGGGTTGAGCTAG
- a CDS encoding DnaJ C-terminal domain-containing protein, whose translation MRDPYQVLGVARGASEAEIKKAYRRRAKDLHPDRNQDDPKAQDRFSELNSAYEIVGDETKRKQFDRGEIDADGKPKFQGFEGMGAGRGGRAGGFEFNFGHGGGAASGRGGADQGFDPADIFGSLFGDAARRGGGRARHEPQKPPEQSFSLSVSLAEAATGATRRVKLPHGREVEVTIPEGVADGKVMRLRGLGQTDPFSGEAGDLLMTIKVKPDPRFTIEGHDLRTRVAVPLATAVLGGPLHVPTLTGAVEMKIPPLTGTTKQFRLRGKGLKGEKGHHGDLFVAIDIEMPEKDPELTALMKARSE comes from the coding sequence ATGCGCGATCCGTATCAGGTCCTGGGCGTCGCCCGTGGCGCCAGCGAAGCTGAAATCAAGAAAGCCTATCGCCGTCGCGCCAAGGACCTGCATCCCGACCGCAATCAGGATGATCCCAAGGCGCAGGACCGCTTCTCGGAGCTCAACAGCGCCTATGAGATCGTGGGCGACGAAACCAAGCGCAAGCAGTTCGACCGCGGCGAGATCGACGCTGACGGCAAGCCGAAATTCCAGGGCTTCGAGGGCATGGGGGCCGGTCGCGGCGGGCGAGCCGGCGGGTTCGAGTTCAATTTCGGCCACGGCGGCGGCGCAGCGTCCGGGCGTGGCGGGGCGGATCAGGGCTTCGATCCGGCCGATATTTTCGGTTCGCTTTTCGGTGATGCGGCCCGTCGCGGCGGCGGCCGGGCTCGGCATGAGCCCCAGAAACCGCCGGAGCAGAGCTTTTCGTTGAGCGTCTCGCTTGCCGAGGCCGCCACCGGCGCTACCCGCCGCGTGAAGCTGCCGCATGGGCGCGAGGTCGAGGTCACGATTCCCGAAGGTGTTGCGGACGGCAAGGTCATGCGGCTGCGCGGTCTCGGCCAGACCGATCCCTTCTCGGGCGAGGCGGGCGACCTGCTGATGACGATCAAGGTCAAGCCCGATCCGCGCTTCACGATCGAGGGCCATGATCTGCGGACCCGCGTGGCGGTTCCGCTGGCGACGGCCGTGCTTGGCGGGCCACTGCATGTGCCGACCCTCACCGGAGCCGTGGAGATGAAGATTCCGCCGCTGACCGGTACGACGAAGCAGTTTCGCCTGCGTGGCAAAGGGCTGAAGGGCGAGAAGGGTCATCACGGCGATCTCTTCGTCGCAATCGACATCGAGATGCCGGAGAAGGATCCGGAATTGACGGCACTGATGAAGGCGCGCAGCGAGTAA
- the fabI gene encoding enoyl-ACP reductase FabI produces MPESSAASSTANVLKGKRGLIMGVANNRSIAWGIAKAAADAGAELAFTYQGDALKKRVEPLAKELGGHVVGHCDVTDSATIDAVFAEVEKLWGKLDFVVHCIAFSDKDELTGRYVETTEANFTKSLLISCYSFTAVTQRAEKLMTDGGSMLTLTYYGAEKWMPHYNVMGVAKAALESSVQYLAADLGPSKIRVNAISAGPIKTLAASGIGDFRYILRWNEYNSPLRRTVTIEEVGETAVFLVSDMSRGITGEIMHVDAGYHVVGMKVPSAPDITLDKGE; encoded by the coding sequence ATGCCCGAATCCAGCGCTGCCTCCTCCACCGCCAATGTCCTGAAGGGCAAGCGGGGCCTCATCATGGGCGTCGCGAACAATCGCTCGATTGCCTGGGGCATTGCCAAGGCTGCGGCCGATGCTGGTGCGGAGCTGGCTTTCACCTATCAGGGTGATGCGCTGAAGAAGCGCGTCGAACCCCTGGCGAAGGAACTTGGCGGGCACGTTGTCGGCCATTGCGACGTCACCGACTCGGCGACGATCGATGCCGTCTTCGCCGAGGTCGAGAAGCTCTGGGGCAAGCTCGATTTCGTTGTTCACTGCATCGCCTTCTCCGACAAGGACGAGCTGACCGGCCGCTATGTCGAGACGACAGAAGCGAATTTCACCAAGTCGCTCCTGATCTCCTGCTATTCCTTCACTGCCGTCACGCAGCGCGCCGAGAAGCTGATGACCGATGGCGGCTCGATGCTGACGCTGACCTATTACGGCGCCGAGAAATGGATGCCGCATTACAACGTCATGGGCGTGGCGAAGGCGGCGCTGGAATCGAGCGTGCAGTATCTCGCCGCCGATCTCGGTCCCTCGAAGATCCGCGTCAACGCGATCTCGGCCGGGCCGATCAAGACGCTTGCCGCCTCGGGCATCGGCGATTTCCGCTATATCCTGCGCTGGAACGAGTACAATTCACCGCTCCGTCGCACCGTAACCATCGAGGAAGTCGGCGAGACCGCCGTCTTCCTGGTCTCCGACATGTCGCGCGGCATCACCGGCGAGATCATGCATGTCGATGCCGGTTACCACGTGGTCGGCATGAAGGTGCCGTCTGCGCCCGATATCACGCTCGACAAGGGCGAGTGA
- the folK gene encoding 2-amino-4-hydroxy-6-hydroxymethyldihydropteridine diphosphokinase, whose product MKTEAALCFGGNLGDPVIAFAAAIEALARHPAVTVLRISSVYRTAPWGKLDQPEFKNMAVMIATDLAAADLLAFCLRIEREQGRERKERWGPRTLDIDLLTYGEAIIDEPGLQVPHPRIAERAFVLAPLAEIAPALVIGGRNASELRDALASEEVRRDDTETARLRDASAG is encoded by the coding sequence GTGAAGACTGAGGCCGCTCTCTGCTTCGGCGGCAATCTCGGCGATCCGGTCATTGCCTTCGCCGCAGCGATCGAAGCCCTGGCGCGCCATCCCGCCGTGACCGTGCTGCGGATTTCGTCGGTCTATCGCACCGCGCCCTGGGGCAAGCTCGACCAGCCGGAATTCAAGAACATGGCCGTGATGATCGCAACCGATCTCGCGGCAGCCGACCTGCTCGCCTTCTGTCTGAGGATAGAGCGCGAGCAAGGCCGCGAGCGCAAGGAGCGCTGGGGGCCGCGCACGCTCGATATCGATCTTCTGACTTATGGCGAAGCCATCATCGACGAGCCAGGTCTTCAGGTTCCGCACCCGCGCATCGCCGAGCGCGCCTTCGTCCTGGCGCCGCTCGCGGAAATCGCGCCGGCGCTCGTCATCGGCGGCAGGAATGCGTCCGAGCTGCGCGACGCTCTCGCGAGCGAGGAGGTCAGGCGCGACGATACGGAAACGGCGCGCCTGCGGGACGCCAGCGCCGGCTGA
- the folB gene encoding dihydroneopterin aldolase translates to MSETGSILIEKLDIYAYHGCFSEEERLGQRFTLDIALATNIHASAISDDLADTVDYGKVVAVVKQTFTTRRYNLLEAAARAVAQAILAEFPPVSRVWITLRKPAPPIPATLAAVGIRLDFRRED, encoded by the coding sequence ATGAGCGAGACAGGCAGCATCCTGATCGAGAAGCTCGACATCTATGCCTACCACGGCTGCTTCTCCGAGGAGGAACGGCTCGGCCAGCGCTTCACGCTCGATATTGCGCTGGCGACCAATATCCACGCCTCGGCCATCAGCGACGACCTCGCGGATACGGTCGATTACGGCAAGGTCGTCGCCGTGGTGAAACAGACCTTCACCACCCGCCGCTACAATCTGCTGGAAGCGGCAGCGCGCGCCGTGGCCCAGGCCATCCTGGCCGAGTTCCCGCCGGTGAGCCGTGTCTGGATCACCCTGCGCAAGCCCGCGCCGCCGATTCCGGCAACGCTGGCAGCTGTCGGCATCCGCCTGGACTTCCGGCGTGAAGACTGA
- the folP gene encoding dihydropteroate synthase, translated as MSPALTLPDGRRLALGTTPLLMGVVNVTPDSFSDGGMLKSADEAIAHAETLIAEGADIVDIGGESTRPGHAEVDAETERARVIPVISRLATRTRIPISIDSYKAEVAEAALGAGAAIVNDVWGCQREPAIADVAARFGAPMILMHNRDSIDPARDILDDVLRFLERSIAIAIAAGVPREQIVVDPGIGFGKTPAQNLAMIRDLRQLEQLGCAILLGASRKSTIGQITGQKVPAERLAGTLAAHLYGVSQGASIIRAHDIRPHADAFKVWTAIGDAP; from the coding sequence ATGTCCCCGGCTCTCACTTTGCCAGACGGTCGCAGGCTTGCCCTCGGCACGACGCCTCTGCTCATGGGCGTCGTCAATGTCACTCCCGATTCCTTCTCCGATGGCGGCATGCTGAAGAGCGCCGACGAGGCGATCGCTCATGCCGAAACACTGATCGCGGAGGGCGCCGATATCGTCGATATCGGCGGCGAGTCGACCCGGCCAGGCCACGCCGAAGTCGATGCGGAGACCGAGCGTGCCCGGGTCATCCCGGTGATTTCGCGGCTCGCGACCCGAACACGCATCCCGATCTCGATCGACAGCTACAAGGCCGAGGTCGCCGAAGCCGCGCTCGGCGCCGGCGCAGCGATCGTCAATGACGTCTGGGGCTGCCAGCGCGAACCGGCCATCGCCGATGTCGCTGCCCGCTTCGGCGCCCCGATGATCCTGATGCACAACCGTGACAGCATCGATCCCGCGCGGGACATTCTCGACGACGTTCTGCGCTTCCTCGAACGCTCCATCGCCATCGCCATTGCAGCAGGCGTGCCACGCGAGCAGATCGTGGTCGACCCCGGAATCGGCTTCGGCAAGACGCCGGCGCAGAACCTCGCAATGATCCGCGATCTCCGCCAGCTCGAACAGCTTGGCTGCGCCATCCTGCTCGGCGCCTCACGCAAGTCGACCATCGGCCAGATCACCGGCCAGAAGGTCCCGGCCGAGCGACTGGCCGGCACGCTTGCAGCCCATCTCTACGGCGTCTCGCAGGGCGCCTCGATCATCCGCGCGCATGACATTCGTCCACATGCCGACGCCTTCAAGGTCTGGACCGCCATCGGAGACGCGCCATGA
- a CDS encoding histidine phosphatase family protein: protein MLPLTISHRLFLVRHGETDWNREGRLQGSKDIPLNELGREQAAEAAGRLRHLVQGYEGLDFVASPMERARETMEILRYRLGLPPKGYRIDERLRELTFGAWEGFTWREVRKSERELALARERDKWGFVPPEGESYRMLAERIRPVLEGLTGETVMVSHGGVARAVLALVGAVAPGEAAMVDIWQGKILMVSDGRVSWV from the coding sequence ATGTTGCCGCTCACGATCTCTCATCGCCTCTTCCTCGTCCGTCACGGCGAAACCGACTGGAACCGGGAGGGCCGCCTCCAGGGTTCGAAGGACATCCCGCTGAATGAACTCGGCCGCGAGCAGGCGGCTGAAGCCGCCGGCCGTCTGCGCCATCTGGTGCAGGGCTATGAAGGGCTCGATTTCGTGGCGTCTCCTATGGAGCGGGCGCGCGAGACCATGGAAATCCTGCGCTATCGGCTGGGACTGCCGCCCAAGGGCTACCGTATCGATGAGCGCCTGCGCGAGCTGACCTTCGGCGCCTGGGAAGGATTCACCTGGCGCGAGGTCCGCAAATCAGAGCGCGAGCTGGCGCTGGCACGCGAGCGCGACAAATGGGGCTTCGTCCCCCCCGAAGGCGAGAGTTACCGGATGCTGGCCGAACGGATCAGGCCGGTGCTGGAGGGGCTGACGGGCGAGACGGTGATGGTGAGCCATGGCGGTGTTGCGCGCGCCGTGCTCGCGCTTGTCGGCGCGGTCGCGCCGGGGGAAGCCGCCATGGTCGATATCTGGCAGGGCAAGATCCTGATGGTCTCGGACGGGCGCGTCTCCTGGGTCTAG